From Vicia villosa cultivar HV-30 ecotype Madison, WI unplaced genomic scaffold, Vvil1.0 ctg.000027F_1_1_2_unsc, whole genome shotgun sequence, a single genomic window includes:
- the LOC131622258 gene encoding serine/threonine-protein kinase PCRK1-like isoform X1 — translation MIQLFDTIWFGIMKCFSFHSCNKKDEPKGMQSASGRSDSSAYVDVEGRGGGSELNSREVSDSGSVESLRRNAPPNLSQRPSSLRVFTVSELKSATKSFSRSVMLGEGGFGCVYQGVIRSVDDPSKRIEVAVKQLSKRGVQGHREWVTEVNVLGIVEHPNLVKLVGYCADDDERGIQRLLIYEYMPNKSVEHHLSHRAETPLPWSRRLKIAQDAARGLTYLHEEMDFQIIFRDFKSSNILLDDQWNAKLSDFGLARLGPSDGLTHVSTAVVGTMGYAAPEYLQTGRLTSKNDVWSYGVFLYEIITGRRPLDRNRPKGEQKLLEWIKPYLSDTKKFQLILDPRLDKKQVLKSAQRLANIANRCLVKNPKNRPKMSEVLGMVNGIMESSSDANSLLPLKNVSRVEVSQDVETNNAKKRSMDQKSRESNWFFKMWRPKLLRT, via the exons atgatacaGTTATTTGATACAA TTTGGTTTGGTATTATGAAGTGTTTTTCATTCCATTCTTGTAATAAGAAAGATGAACCAAAAGGGATGCAATCTGCGTCGGGCCGGTCGGACAGTTCGGCGTATGTTGATGTTGAAGGTAGAGGAGGTGGTTCTGAGTTGAATTCTCGGGAGGTTTCGGATAGTGGCAGTGTGGAATCTCTCAGGAGGAACGCGCCTCCGAATTTGTCCCAACGGCCGAGTAGCCTTAGAGTGTTTACTGTATCGGAACTGAAATCAGCCACCAAGAGTTTCAGTCGGTCGGTTATGCTTGGAGAGGGCGGGTTCGGTTGTGTCTATCAGGGTGTAATTAGAAGTGTAGATGATCCTTCTAAAAGAATTGAGGTTGCTGTTAAACAACTTAGTAAAAGAGGAGTGCAG GGGCATAGGGAATGGGTGACGGAAGTGAATGTTCTAGGCATTGTTGAGCATCCAAATCTTGTGAAATTAGTGGGATACTGTGCCGATGATGACGAAAGAGGAATCCAACGGCTTTTGATTTATGAATACATGCCGAACAAAAGTGTGGAACACCATTTATCTCACCGAGCAGAGACTCCTCTCCCGTGGAGTAGGAGATTAAAAATAGCACAAGACGCCGCTCGTGGATTAACATACCTGCATGAAGAAATGGATTTTCAG ATAATTTTCAGAGATTTCAAATCTTCGAATATCCTTTTGGATGATCAGTGGAATGCAAAGCTATCAGATTTCGGATTAGCGAGACTGGGACCATCGGATGGACTAACTCATGTCTCAACAGCA GTTGTAGGAACAATGGGGTACGCAGCTCCTGAATATCTCCAAACCGGACGTCTCACATCGAAAAATGACGTATGGAGCTACGGCGTTTTCCTTTATGAGATCATTACTGGCAGACGCCCTTTAGATCGAAATCGCCCCAAGGGTGAACAGAAGTTGTTGGAATGGATAAAGCCGTACCTATCAGATACAAAGAAATTTCAACTGATATTGGATCCAAGACTTGATAAGAAACAAGTACTCAAATCAGCCCAAAGACTTGCTAATATAGCTAACCGTTGCTTAGTTAAAAACCCGAAGAATCGCCCGAAGATGAGTGAGGTTTTGGGAATGGTGAATGGAATAATGGAATCATCATCCGACGCTAATTCACTACTACCCTTGAAGAATGTTTCGAGAGTAGAAGTTTCTCAAGACGTTGAAACGAATAACGCGAAGAAACGGAGCATGGATCAGAAGTCTAGAGAAAGTAATTGGTTTTTTAAGATGTGGAGACCAAAGCTTTTAAGAACATGA
- the LOC131622258 gene encoding serine/threonine-protein kinase PCRK1-like isoform X2, translating into MKCFSFHSCNKKDEPKGMQSASGRSDSSAYVDVEGRGGGSELNSREVSDSGSVESLRRNAPPNLSQRPSSLRVFTVSELKSATKSFSRSVMLGEGGFGCVYQGVIRSVDDPSKRIEVAVKQLSKRGVQGHREWVTEVNVLGIVEHPNLVKLVGYCADDDERGIQRLLIYEYMPNKSVEHHLSHRAETPLPWSRRLKIAQDAARGLTYLHEEMDFQIIFRDFKSSNILLDDQWNAKLSDFGLARLGPSDGLTHVSTAVVGTMGYAAPEYLQTGRLTSKNDVWSYGVFLYEIITGRRPLDRNRPKGEQKLLEWIKPYLSDTKKFQLILDPRLDKKQVLKSAQRLANIANRCLVKNPKNRPKMSEVLGMVNGIMESSSDANSLLPLKNVSRVEVSQDVETNNAKKRSMDQKSRESNWFFKMWRPKLLRT; encoded by the exons ATGAAGTGTTTTTCATTCCATTCTTGTAATAAGAAAGATGAACCAAAAGGGATGCAATCTGCGTCGGGCCGGTCGGACAGTTCGGCGTATGTTGATGTTGAAGGTAGAGGAGGTGGTTCTGAGTTGAATTCTCGGGAGGTTTCGGATAGTGGCAGTGTGGAATCTCTCAGGAGGAACGCGCCTCCGAATTTGTCCCAACGGCCGAGTAGCCTTAGAGTGTTTACTGTATCGGAACTGAAATCAGCCACCAAGAGTTTCAGTCGGTCGGTTATGCTTGGAGAGGGCGGGTTCGGTTGTGTCTATCAGGGTGTAATTAGAAGTGTAGATGATCCTTCTAAAAGAATTGAGGTTGCTGTTAAACAACTTAGTAAAAGAGGAGTGCAG GGGCATAGGGAATGGGTGACGGAAGTGAATGTTCTAGGCATTGTTGAGCATCCAAATCTTGTGAAATTAGTGGGATACTGTGCCGATGATGACGAAAGAGGAATCCAACGGCTTTTGATTTATGAATACATGCCGAACAAAAGTGTGGAACACCATTTATCTCACCGAGCAGAGACTCCTCTCCCGTGGAGTAGGAGATTAAAAATAGCACAAGACGCCGCTCGTGGATTAACATACCTGCATGAAGAAATGGATTTTCAG ATAATTTTCAGAGATTTCAAATCTTCGAATATCCTTTTGGATGATCAGTGGAATGCAAAGCTATCAGATTTCGGATTAGCGAGACTGGGACCATCGGATGGACTAACTCATGTCTCAACAGCA GTTGTAGGAACAATGGGGTACGCAGCTCCTGAATATCTCCAAACCGGACGTCTCACATCGAAAAATGACGTATGGAGCTACGGCGTTTTCCTTTATGAGATCATTACTGGCAGACGCCCTTTAGATCGAAATCGCCCCAAGGGTGAACAGAAGTTGTTGGAATGGATAAAGCCGTACCTATCAGATACAAAGAAATTTCAACTGATATTGGATCCAAGACTTGATAAGAAACAAGTACTCAAATCAGCCCAAAGACTTGCTAATATAGCTAACCGTTGCTTAGTTAAAAACCCGAAGAATCGCCCGAAGATGAGTGAGGTTTTGGGAATGGTGAATGGAATAATGGAATCATCATCCGACGCTAATTCACTACTACCCTTGAAGAATGTTTCGAGAGTAGAAGTTTCTCAAGACGTTGAAACGAATAACGCGAAGAAACGGAGCATGGATCAGAAGTCTAGAGAAAGTAATTGGTTTTTTAAGATGTGGAGACCAAAGCTTTTAAGAACATGA